From Pelosinus fermentans DSM 17108, the proteins below share one genomic window:
- a CDS encoding PhoH family protein, which produces MKKYYVLDTNVLLHSPNALYAFNEHTIVIPEVVIEELDKFKKESTERGTNSRSVSRIIDSLRTQGNLLKGVPINNSGGILILESNHTATAMPLHWEGDKADNRILQVCKGLAESGHQTILVSRDTNMRVKSSILNIQAEDFRNDKVSNIDQQYTGRIVAYTSSEVINRFHESTNHSIDPDSLYVFDDLAGILIPAALVTNQFLLIRSTDNDRHTALGRFDGKKVIHLQYQNRNPFGVTPRNVGQIFMQECLMMSAEEAPLVILKGMSGTAKTFYALAVGLYNYMECRPREYHHILICRPNSMLDEGIGFLPGTEAEKIEPYMRAIKDNLFTLMSGNASMEDKDVLQTEDTVNMLFEKRVIQTEALAYQRGRSLQKYWVIFDEMQNATPRQAKAVLTRPGLGTKIILIGDPAQIDNPLLDSQSNGLSYASEKMIGSELCFQVTMLPEECERSPLAAEAAMRL; this is translated from the coding sequence TTGAAGAAATATTATGTCTTAGACACTAATGTTCTATTACACTCTCCAAATGCCCTGTACGCTTTTAATGAGCATACGATTGTAATTCCTGAAGTCGTGATTGAAGAACTGGATAAGTTTAAAAAGGAATCAACAGAACGTGGCACCAACAGTCGCAGTGTCAGTCGCATTATCGATAGTCTGCGCACACAAGGCAATTTACTAAAAGGAGTCCCCATCAATAACAGTGGTGGAATTCTCATCTTAGAATCCAATCATACTGCCACTGCCATGCCGCTTCACTGGGAAGGCGATAAAGCCGATAATCGTATTTTGCAAGTTTGCAAAGGACTGGCAGAAAGCGGTCACCAAACTATTTTAGTGAGCCGCGATACGAATATGCGTGTTAAATCTTCCATTTTAAACATTCAAGCCGAAGACTTTCGCAATGATAAAGTTTCAAATATAGACCAGCAATACACGGGACGTATAGTTGCCTATACCTCTAGTGAAGTAATCAATCGCTTCCACGAAAGTACAAATCATTCTATTGACCCTGATTCTCTTTATGTTTTTGACGATCTGGCAGGTATCTTAATTCCTGCAGCCCTGGTTACTAATCAATTCCTGCTAATACGGTCAACGGACAATGATCGTCATACCGCATTAGGCCGTTTTGATGGAAAGAAAGTCATTCACTTGCAATATCAAAATCGCAATCCCTTTGGAGTCACCCCTCGAAATGTCGGCCAGATTTTCATGCAAGAATGCCTTATGATGAGTGCTGAAGAAGCACCTTTAGTCATATTAAAAGGTATGTCTGGAACTGCTAAAACCTTTTATGCCTTAGCAGTCGGACTTTACAACTATATGGAGTGCCGCCCGAGGGAATATCACCACATTCTGATATGTCGCCCAAATTCAATGCTGGATGAGGGAATTGGCTTTCTCCCTGGAACAGAAGCCGAAAAAATCGAACCCTATATGCGGGCTATAAAGGACAATTTATTTACATTAATGTCAGGTAACGCATCAATGGAAGATAAAGATGTACTGCAAACGGAAGATACGGTGAATATGCTATTTGAAAAGCGTGTTATTCAAACAGAAGCATTGGCGTATCAAAGAGGCCGGTCACTGCAAAAATACTGGGTTATTTTTGATGAAATGCAAAATGCTACCCCACGTCAAGCAAAGGCTGTATTAACCCGCCCTGGCCTGGGTACTAAAATCATACTCATTGGTGATCCAGCCCAAATTGATAATCCACTGCTGGACAGCCAGTCAAACGGCTTAAGCTATGCCAGCGAAAAAATGATTGGATCGGAACTATGCTTTCAGGTAACCATGCTGCCTGAAGAATGCGAGAGATCTCCTTTGGCAGCAGAAGCGGCTATGAGACTGTAA
- a CDS encoding 2-oxoacid:acceptor oxidoreductase subunit alpha — protein sequence MTKKRYYTCLFAGEAGYGVMSAGSIIAKGANRNGLWSFLVNEYPSLIQGGLNSCLVRLADQPLSSYEETLDFLGLFSQQGFDYYADKLNPGAIVLYDPATTQVDESKVPEGTLLYPVSLASFVPKGGAKIMINSAMLGSFCALTGYPKSVVIDVIKNEFHNAKIQQENIKILEEVYEHVVSSLPSQNVFPFTFHKHAEPKILINGNEAISIAAIQAGCKFSAGYPMTPGSSVLSYLADHGRDYGLVFKQAEDEIAAINMLIGASFTGIRSIGSTSGGGFALMVEALGFAAIAEVPLVIVNAQRGGPSTGLPTRTAQADLNFVVYASQGEFPRIVMAPGDIEECFYETFRVFNLADKYQVPCIILTDKYLADSSVSHPLFATDHLTIDRGKRFEKNADRQEPYLRYQNTPDGISTRAFPGQIGGRHIATSYTHGEDGFYSSGNKEYALNEPTVTKESMDKLYNKLPAMEKEIPAIKFYGPSEADVTIIAWGSTKGAILEAMEQAASQGICVNFLQVLYISPFPATAVEPLLQKAKKTLLIEGNKTGQLGGIIAAHTGYKANHSFFKYNSRAFVPSEILAKIKEVLV from the coding sequence ATGACGAAAAAACGATATTATACTTGTCTCTTTGCTGGTGAGGCTGGCTACGGTGTTATGAGTGCCGGTTCTATCATTGCCAAGGGAGCCAATCGTAATGGTTTATGGTCTTTCTTAGTAAATGAATACCCTTCCCTGATTCAGGGTGGGCTGAATTCTTGTCTGGTACGTCTGGCAGATCAACCTCTTTCCTCTTATGAAGAAACTCTTGATTTCTTAGGGCTCTTCTCCCAACAAGGCTTTGATTATTATGCTGATAAGCTGAATCCAGGTGCGATTGTACTATATGACCCTGCGACTACTCAAGTGGATGAAAGTAAAGTCCCTGAAGGTACTTTACTGTATCCTGTGTCTTTAGCAAGTTTCGTTCCTAAGGGTGGAGCTAAGATCATGATCAACAGTGCCATGTTAGGAAGTTTTTGTGCTCTTACAGGCTATCCTAAGAGTGTGGTCATTGATGTAATTAAAAATGAATTCCATAATGCTAAAATACAGCAGGAAAATATTAAGATTTTAGAAGAAGTATATGAACACGTAGTATCATCTTTACCTTCCCAGAACGTTTTTCCCTTCACGTTTCATAAACATGCGGAACCCAAAATTCTCATTAACGGCAATGAGGCCATTTCCATTGCAGCGATTCAAGCAGGCTGCAAATTTTCTGCTGGTTACCCCATGACACCAGGCTCAAGTGTTTTAAGCTATTTAGCTGATCATGGCAGAGACTATGGTCTAGTTTTTAAGCAGGCCGAAGATGAAATTGCCGCTATTAATATGCTCATTGGCGCTTCCTTCACGGGGATACGTTCTATTGGTTCTACCAGCGGCGGCGGCTTTGCCTTAATGGTTGAAGCCTTAGGTTTTGCTGCAATAGCCGAAGTGCCCTTGGTTATAGTCAATGCCCAAAGAGGAGGTCCTAGTACTGGACTGCCAACACGAACTGCACAGGCTGACTTAAATTTTGTCGTCTATGCCTCTCAGGGAGAGTTCCCAAGGATTGTGATGGCTCCCGGCGATATCGAAGAATGTTTTTATGAAACATTTCGGGTTTTTAATCTCGCAGATAAATACCAAGTGCCATGCATTATTTTAACTGATAAATATTTGGCTGATTCCTCTGTTTCTCATCCCCTCTTTGCTACTGATCATTTAACAATTGATCGCGGCAAACGGTTTGAAAAAAACGCCGATCGCCAAGAACCTTATTTGCGTTATCAAAATACCCCTGATGGCATTTCAACAAGGGCCTTTCCGGGGCAAATCGGCGGCCGCCATATTGCTACCAGTTACACTCATGGCGAAGACGGTTTTTATAGCTCGGGAAATAAGGAATACGCCCTTAACGAACCAACTGTAACAAAAGAGAGCATGGATAAATTATATAATAAATTACCCGCTATGGAAAAAGAGATCCCTGCTATTAAATTCTATGGTCCATCGGAAGCTGATGTAACGATTATTGCCTGGGGCTCAACGAAAGGAGCCATCTTAGAAGCCATGGAGCAAGCAGCGAGCCAAGGAATTTGCGTAAACTTTTTGCAGGTTCTCTATATTTCTCCATTTCCAGCCACCGCTGTTGAACCACTTTTGCAAAAAGCCAAGAAAACTCTCCTCATTGAAGGCAATAAGACAGGGCAGCTTGGCGGCATTATTGCTGCTCATACGGGGTACAAAGCGAACCATTCCTTCTTCAAATATAACTCTCGTGCTTTTGTGCCTTCAGAAATTCTTGCAAAGATCAAGGAGGTGCTTGTCTAA
- a CDS encoding GGDEF domain-containing protein — MPAVLYNQLVQEHQYTQWGESGCSELEKILNNKDIKAVFQPIVSLLDGNVIGYEALSRGPQGSALERPDDLFAAAEKFNKLWELEFLCRSKALARVKELPRDMMLFINVDPNIINDERFQKGATLEMVAAQDFDLSNIIFEITEKNSIADYKNFRKVLDHYTSQGYKIAIDDTGAGYSGLRLLAETRPQFIKIDMDLVRDIDKDTLKQALIKAFYEFSVVMNMKIIAEGIETIDELNTLIQIGIPYGQGYLLQRPAAEFLTIHSLVKENIILKNKQKKQEAFHSPLTMPIGEISRRDPGFPEGITGSQALEYFNENPHLMGITLLQGEVPVGLLMKNKFLVHLATQYGVAVYMKRSVGSLMDNQALIVDYDMPLEQVSKLAVARYEDSLYDYIVVTQYGKYYGITTVRQLLEKTTQLEINRAKHSNPLSGLPGNVLIEEKLQQIIESKEPYSVLYFDLDNFKAYNDTYGFDNGDKILCMTAQLIQLQLKSAAIAEFFVGHIGGDDFIAIVHGVNVAPLCQTIIDYFDVRIRGFYTEKDQKIEYIVAKNRHGIEEKYPIVSLSIAVVTSCGCKFKTPADLGEAAGAVKKKCKLVWRSCYCID; from the coding sequence ATGCCAGCTGTGCTATATAATCAGCTAGTTCAAGAACACCAATACACACAATGGGGAGAGAGTGGCTGCAGTGAATTGGAAAAAATTCTAAATAACAAAGACATTAAGGCTGTTTTTCAGCCAATTGTTTCTCTGCTGGATGGGAATGTTATTGGTTACGAGGCTTTGAGTCGTGGACCACAAGGTTCAGCTTTAGAGCGGCCAGATGATTTATTTGCAGCTGCAGAGAAGTTTAATAAATTGTGGGAGTTAGAGTTTCTTTGCAGAAGTAAAGCGTTGGCCAGGGTTAAAGAATTACCCAGAGATATGATGCTATTTATTAATGTTGATCCTAATATTATAAACGATGAGCGTTTTCAAAAAGGGGCCACGCTGGAAATGGTAGCAGCTCAGGATTTTGACCTGAGTAATATTATTTTTGAAATTACAGAAAAAAATTCTATCGCTGACTACAAAAACTTTCGCAAGGTTCTAGATCATTATACCAGCCAAGGGTATAAAATTGCGATTGATGATACTGGAGCAGGGTATTCAGGCTTACGGCTTCTAGCAGAGACAAGACCGCAGTTTATAAAAATTGATATGGATTTGGTGCGGGATATTGATAAAGATACTTTAAAACAGGCATTAATAAAGGCGTTTTATGAATTTTCCGTTGTAATGAATATGAAAATTATTGCAGAAGGTATTGAAACCATTGATGAATTGAATACTTTAATTCAGATTGGTATACCCTATGGTCAAGGGTATTTGCTGCAAAGACCGGCTGCGGAGTTCTTAACGATTCATTCTTTGGTGAAAGAAAATATCATTTTAAAAAACAAGCAGAAGAAACAAGAGGCTTTTCACTCTCCTTTGACTATGCCTATTGGAGAGATTAGCAGGCGTGATCCAGGCTTTCCAGAAGGAATTACTGGTAGTCAGGCCCTGGAATATTTTAATGAAAATCCTCACCTTATGGGCATTACCTTGCTTCAAGGAGAGGTGCCAGTAGGATTGTTAATGAAGAATAAATTTCTAGTGCATTTGGCAACTCAATATGGAGTCGCTGTCTATATGAAGCGATCCGTAGGCTCTCTGATGGATAATCAGGCATTAATTGTGGACTATGATATGCCTTTAGAGCAGGTATCAAAATTGGCAGTTGCCAGATATGAAGATAGTCTGTATGACTATATCGTGGTGACTCAATATGGAAAATATTATGGCATCACTACAGTGCGGCAGCTATTGGAGAAAACGACGCAGTTAGAAATCAATCGGGCTAAACATAGCAATCCCTTAAGTGGTTTGCCCGGGAATGTTTTGATCGAAGAAAAACTGCAGCAGATTATTGAATCAAAAGAACCTTATTCCGTATTATACTTTGATTTGGATAATTTTAAGGCATACAATGATACGTATGGTTTTGATAACGGTGATAAAATCTTATGTATGACAGCCCAGCTAATTCAATTGCAATTAAAAAGTGCTGCTATTGCAGAATTCTTTGTAGGGCATATTGGTGGTGATGACTTCATTGCCATTGTACATGGCGTTAATGTTGCGCCATTATGCCAGACAATTATTGATTACTTTGATGTTCGGATTAGAGGCTTTTATACCGAGAAGGACCAAAAGATAGAATATATCGTTGCTAAGAACCGCCATGGGATAGAAGAAAAATACCCTATTGTTTCCTTATCCATCGCAGTTGTGACAAGCTGTGGATGTAAATTCAAAACGCCGGCTGATTTAGGTGAAGCCGCTGGTGCAGTGAAAAAAAAGTGTAAATTAGTTTGGCGGAGTTGCTACTGCATTGATTAA
- a CDS encoding 2-oxoacid:ferredoxin oxidoreductase subunit beta, with translation MSAHDINLSYVPTWCAGCGNYGIINSLKKALTSLNLDLEQTVLATGIGCASKISQYVNTYRIETLHGRSLPVATGIKLANHNLTVIAEGGDGDGMGLGMGHFIHTARRNLDITYFIHNNQIYGLTKGQTSPTSDLGAVTKFTPAPLGNVEQPINIVKMALNAGATFVARGFVGNSAQLVSLMAEAIKHPGFAVVDILQPCVTFNHVNTYPWYQQRVKVIENMEGYDPTSLDKALSFAGLWGEQIPIGLYYRTIRPTFHESLPQLSEQSLMQQKIDNVDITGLMKELY, from the coding sequence ATGAGTGCTCATGATATTAATTTATCCTATGTTCCCACCTGGTGTGCTGGCTGTGGCAATTATGGCATCATTAATTCACTAAAAAAAGCCCTGACCTCCCTTAACTTGGATTTAGAACAAACGGTACTAGCTACAGGGATTGGCTGCGCCAGTAAAATCAGCCAATATGTGAATACCTATCGCATTGAAACCTTGCACGGCCGTTCTCTGCCTGTAGCCACAGGAATCAAATTAGCGAATCACAATCTGACTGTAATTGCCGAAGGCGGCGATGGAGATGGAATGGGGCTCGGAATGGGGCATTTCATCCATACGGCAAGACGCAATTTGGATATTACTTATTTTATTCATAATAACCAGATTTACGGTTTAACCAAAGGACAAACCTCACCGACTAGCGATTTAGGAGCTGTCACAAAGTTTACCCCTGCCCCCCTTGGCAATGTGGAACAGCCTATTAATATAGTAAAAATGGCATTAAATGCAGGAGCTACCTTTGTAGCACGAGGCTTTGTCGGCAATAGCGCTCAGTTGGTTTCTCTCATGGCTGAGGCTATTAAGCATCCCGGATTTGCCGTAGTTGATATTCTCCAGCCTTGTGTTACTTTTAACCATGTGAATACATACCCATGGTATCAGCAGCGTGTTAAAGTCATTGAAAATATGGAAGGCTATGACCCCACCAGCCTAGACAAGGCTCTGTCTTTTGCTGGCTTATGGGGGGAACAAATCCCTATAGGCTTATATTATCGTACAATACGTCCTACCTTTCATGAATCTCTGCCCCAGCTTTCTGAGCAATCTCTGATGCAGCAGAAGATCGATAATGTGGATATAACAGGACTGATGAAGGAGCTCTATTAA
- a CDS encoding ABC transporter ATP-binding protein — MNSITTKNLAIAYDESTVVEALNMKIPYGKITTIIGPNGCGKSSVLKAVGRILRFKAGAVYLNEEDITTLATKEIAKKMAILPQSPTAPHGVTVGELVAYGRFPYQRGFGKLALNDRKIIAWSLEVTKLSELEHRSVDTLSGGQRQRVWIAMALAQQTDLILLDEPTTYLDLSHQLEVLELLSDLNKKQGYTIVMVLHDLNLAARFADYMIAIKGGNIICHGTPDEVMVPHVLKEVFQIDAQIVKEPRTGRPVCVTYDLVR; from the coding sequence ATGAATAGTATCACAACAAAAAATTTAGCAATCGCCTATGATGAAAGTACCGTTGTAGAAGCTTTAAATATGAAAATCCCCTATGGGAAAATTACCACCATCATCGGTCCTAATGGTTGTGGAAAATCGAGTGTTCTTAAGGCAGTGGGGCGTATTCTGCGCTTTAAAGCGGGAGCGGTCTATTTAAATGAAGAGGATATTACAACCCTCGCGACTAAGGAAATTGCTAAAAAAATGGCGATTCTGCCACAAAGTCCTACCGCTCCTCATGGGGTGACCGTGGGAGAATTAGTAGCATATGGACGCTTCCCTTATCAGCGGGGCTTCGGCAAGCTCGCCTTGAATGACAGAAAGATTATCGCCTGGTCCCTGGAAGTGACAAAGCTTTCAGAATTGGAACATCGTTCTGTGGATACCCTTTCCGGCGGACAGCGTCAGCGTGTGTGGATTGCTATGGCACTGGCGCAGCAGACAGATCTTATTCTGCTTGATGAGCCTACTACTTACCTTGATTTATCTCATCAGTTGGAGGTACTGGAGCTTTTAAGTGATCTTAACAAAAAGCAGGGTTATACCATTGTGATGGTCCTACATGATTTAAATTTAGCGGCTCGCTTTGCCGATTATATGATTGCAATCAAGGGCGGGAACATCATCTGCCATGGGACGCCTGATGAGGTCATGGTACCTCATGTATTAAAAGAAGTCTTTCAAATTGATGCACAGATCGTTAAGGAACCAAGGACAGGTCGTCCTGTCTGCGTAACTTATGATTTAGTCAGATAA
- the upp gene encoding uracil phosphoribosyltransferase has translation MNAKVIDHPLIQHKLSLIRNIHTGTKEFRELLEEISMLMAFEITRDLPLEDVEIETPVAKCTCKMLSGKKLGIVPILRAGLGMTNGVVKLIPAVKVGHIGLYRDPKTLMPVEYYCKLPSDVAERDFILIDPMLATGNSLAASIDILKRKGAKNIKCMCLVASPEGIQLINNFHPDVDIFVAAIDEKLNDHGYIVPGLGDAGDRIFGTK, from the coding sequence ATGAATGCTAAAGTGATCGATCATCCGCTAATTCAACACAAATTATCCCTAATACGCAATATACATACAGGAACCAAAGAATTTCGTGAATTATTAGAAGAGATCTCCATGTTAATGGCTTTTGAAATCACTCGTGATCTCCCTTTAGAAGATGTAGAAATCGAGACTCCTGTTGCAAAATGTACTTGCAAAATGCTGTCAGGTAAAAAATTAGGCATTGTTCCCATTTTGCGGGCTGGTTTAGGTATGACCAATGGTGTTGTCAAACTCATTCCTGCTGTTAAAGTGGGCCATATCGGCTTATACCGTGATCCTAAAACCTTAATGCCAGTAGAGTACTACTGTAAATTACCAAGCGATGTAGCAGAAAGAGACTTTATTCTAATTGATCCTATGCTTGCAACAGGCAACTCTTTAGCTGCTTCCATTGACATCCTCAAAAGAAAAGGTGCTAAAAATATTAAGTGCATGTGTCTGGTTGCCTCACCAGAAGGCATACAATTAATTAATAATTTCCATCCTGACGTAGATATTTTCGTAGCTGCCATTGATGAAAAATTAAATGATCACGGCTACATTGTCCCAGGTTTGGGAGATGCCGGCGATCGAATCTTTGGTACCAAGTAA
- a CDS encoding ATP-binding protein, whose translation MFKWGIKLRLTISYLLLILFTMPALSGYLLWYFYQHNLEILTSSLLTHAHVTEHFLENYMAGPNEKFQIDQRIKELATKTDLRVTVINHTGDVLADSWENPATMENHLERPEIASSLTGQEGSSIRYSSTLGQNMLYVAIPIRNGNEIVGAVRISSTLAAIDAGFNQIKSTLLIAILLTSLLAILLSIWLARKYTAPLEEITAAACDIANGNLDRRLHVRTGDELELLAHTLNNLTSNLDDKINETIAETKKLDLILQHMDNAVILLDRYGKITTANKMARDIFDIKDAMLNQHNMQVLGYSQLDRGVQQTAKQGKSMLIYLKTNIHSSIRVFQIFIAPITTTENEITSILSVFHDITALQDMHDRQSDFVANASHELATPLTTIKGFAETLLDGALEDSKLSFKFLTIIHTEAERMQRLVNELLQLAKLNSHEYRQQVKLKATHVTPLLYTVKDDLRTNAEEKKITVDIQADADPIVMANPDWLKQILINLLDNSIKYTPPLGKVLLTCLQEDHEAILIVEDTGIGIPATDVPLIFDRFYRVDRARSRNAGGTGLGLAIVKFIVEMHGGKIEVKSSVNIGTTFTIRLPLA comes from the coding sequence ATGTTTAAATGGGGTATAAAACTACGATTGACCATTAGCTACCTCTTATTAATCTTATTTACCATGCCAGCATTAAGCGGCTATCTTCTTTGGTATTTCTATCAGCATAATCTAGAAATTTTAACCTCCAGCTTATTAACCCATGCTCATGTTACCGAACATTTTTTAGAAAACTATATGGCAGGTCCCAATGAAAAATTCCAGATTGACCAACGCATCAAAGAATTGGCTACAAAAACAGATTTGCGTGTTACTGTCATTAATCATACTGGCGATGTACTTGCTGATTCTTGGGAAAATCCAGCTACTATGGAAAATCATCTGGAACGGCCAGAAATAGCTTCTTCACTCACTGGACAGGAAGGATCATCCATTCGTTATAGCAGCACCTTAGGGCAAAACATGTTATACGTTGCCATTCCCATACGAAATGGCAACGAGATTGTAGGTGCCGTCCGCATCTCCAGTACTCTGGCAGCCATTGACGCTGGATTTAATCAGATTAAGTCCACACTTCTTATCGCCATCTTATTAACTTCTTTATTAGCCATTCTGCTCAGTATTTGGTTAGCCAGAAAATATACTGCACCTTTGGAAGAAATCACCGCTGCTGCCTGTGATATTGCAAATGGCAATTTAGATCGCCGCCTCCATGTACGAACCGGCGATGAGTTAGAACTGCTGGCTCACACTCTTAATAATCTAACCTCAAATTTAGATGATAAAATCAACGAAACCATTGCTGAAACAAAAAAACTGGATCTCATCTTACAACATATGGACAATGCTGTTATTCTCCTTGACCGCTATGGAAAAATAACCACAGCCAATAAAATGGCCAGAGATATTTTTGACATTAAAGATGCTATGCTCAATCAGCATAATATGCAGGTTCTTGGTTACAGCCAACTTGACCGCGGGGTACAGCAAACTGCTAAACAAGGAAAAAGTATGCTGATCTATCTCAAAACCAATATTCATAGCAGCATAAGGGTCTTTCAAATATTTATTGCCCCCATTACTACTACAGAAAATGAAATTACTAGTATATTAAGTGTGTTCCACGATATTACCGCTCTGCAGGATATGCATGACCGTCAATCTGATTTTGTTGCTAATGCTTCTCATGAGCTGGCAACACCACTTACAACGATCAAAGGATTTGCAGAAACATTATTAGATGGCGCCTTAGAAGATAGCAAGCTGAGCTTTAAATTTCTTACAATTATCCATACAGAAGCGGAAAGAATGCAGCGCTTGGTGAACGAACTCTTACAATTGGCAAAACTGAACTCTCATGAATACCGGCAGCAAGTCAAGCTAAAAGCGACCCATGTAACGCCTCTTCTCTACACAGTAAAAGATGATCTTAGAACCAATGCAGAAGAGAAAAAAATCACTGTAGATATTCAGGCGGATGCTGATCCTATTGTTATGGCCAACCCTGACTGGCTAAAGCAGATCTTAATTAATCTTTTGGATAACAGCATCAAATATACACCACCTCTAGGCAAAGTACTGCTAACGTGTCTTCAGGAAGACCATGAAGCGATACTTATCGTTGAAGATACGGGTATCGGTATTCCAGCTACTGATGTACCGTTAATCTTTGATCGCTTTTATCGCGTTGACCGGGCACGATCTCGTAATGCAGGCGGCACAGGCCTAGGACTGGCGATAGTAAAATTTATTGTTGAAATGCATGGCGGTAAGATTGAAGTAAAAAGTTCCGTCAACATCGGCACAACCTTTACCATTCGCCTACCACTAGCCTAA
- the splB gene encoding spore photoproduct lyase: MSHQFIPKRAFFEPKALEYPIGQKVYEQLQEMKVPITLTGSHNRITGIPGDTPQEAYQEAKNTLVVGIRKSLDFAGCKPSAHYQLPLTTSCSSMCEYCYLATTLGKKPYLRVYVNVNEILEQASRYIRARAPEITWFEGAATSDPIPTEYLTGLLYNTIEFFGRQPFGRFRFVTKHDRVDSLLTAKHNGHTRFRFSINAASIIDQYEHKTPTLIQRVEAAAKVAEKGYPVGFIIAPVFYYPGWEEEYLKLLQELDKQLPKKNRNDITFELIAHRFTKRAKNNILAIFPETKLPMEEEERKFKYGQFGYGKYLYQKETMDEMKEDMHKGIHTYFPHAAIEYFV; the protein is encoded by the coding sequence ATGAGTCATCAATTTATTCCTAAAAGAGCTTTTTTTGAGCCGAAAGCTCTAGAATATCCCATTGGACAAAAGGTGTATGAGCAGTTACAAGAAATGAAAGTACCGATAACCTTAACAGGGTCTCATAATCGAATTACAGGTATACCGGGAGATACTCCGCAAGAGGCCTATCAAGAAGCCAAAAACACCTTAGTGGTAGGCATTCGAAAGAGTTTAGACTTTGCAGGATGCAAGCCGTCGGCTCACTACCAGCTGCCGTTGACCACTAGCTGTTCGAGTATGTGTGAATATTGTTATCTCGCTACTACCTTAGGGAAGAAGCCCTATTTAAGGGTGTATGTGAATGTGAATGAAATATTGGAACAGGCTAGTCGTTACATCAGGGCGAGAGCACCAGAAATCACCTGGTTTGAAGGGGCCGCTACTTCAGATCCAATTCCTACAGAATATTTGACAGGGCTTTTATATAACACGATTGAATTTTTTGGCAGACAGCCATTCGGCAGATTTCGCTTTGTTACCAAGCATGATCGGGTGGACTCTTTATTAACAGCTAAACATAATGGACATACCCGGTTTCGTTTTAGCATCAATGCGGCATCAATTATTGACCAGTATGAGCATAAAACACCGACTTTAATCCAAAGGGTAGAGGCGGCTGCTAAAGTAGCAGAGAAGGGATATCCCGTTGGTTTTATTATTGCTCCCGTTTTTTATTATCCTGGCTGGGAAGAGGAGTATTTAAAGTTACTGCAGGAATTAGATAAACAGCTTCCGAAAAAGAATCGTAATGATATAACTTTTGAGTTAATTGCTCATCGCTTCACTAAAAGAGCTAAAAATAACATTCTTGCAATATTTCCGGAAACAAAATTACCTATGGAAGAAGAGGAACGTAAATTTAAGTATGGGCAGTTTGGTTATGGAAAGTATCTATATCAAAAAGAAACGATGGATGAAATGAAAGAGGATATGCATAAAGGAATACATACGTATTTTCCTCATGCAGCCATCGAGTACTTTGTATGA